ATGATGGTCATTTACTCACCTATCGCTGCGAGCTGGTCGGCCTGGTATTCGGCCAGCAACGGCTCGATCACCGCTTCGACGCCACCGGCGAGGATTTCGTCGAGGGAATACAGGGTCAGGTTGACGCGGTGGTCGGTGACCCGGCCCTGGGCAAAGTTGTAGGTGCGGATACGCTCGGAGCGGTCACCGGAACCCACCAGCAATTTACGTTCGCTGGCGATGGCATTGGCCGCCGCAGCCGTCTGCTGGTCGTTGAGCTTGGCCGACAGCCAGGCCATCGCCCGGGCACGGTTCTTGTGCTGGGAACGTTCTTCCTGGCACTCGACAACGGTGCCGGTCGGTATGTGCGTAATACGGATCGCCGAATCGGTGGTGTTGACGTGCTGACCACCGGCCCCGGAGGAGCGGTAAGTGTCGACGCGCAAATCCGCCGGGTTGATCTCGATGGCTTCACGCTCGTCCGGCTCGGGCAATACCGCCACGGTGCAGGCCGAGGTGTGGATACGGCCCTGGGACTCGGTGGCGGGTACACGCTGTACGCGGTGCGCGCCGGATTCGAATTTCAGTTTGCCGTAAACGTTGTCGCCTTCGATGCGGGCGATGACTTCTTTATAGCCACCGTGTTCGCCTTCGTTTTCCGAAAGGATCTCCACGCGCCAGCCACGCCGTTCGGCGTAACGCGAGTACATGCGGAACAGGTCGCCGGAGAAGATCGCCGCCTCGTCGCCACCGGTGCCGGCGCGGATTTCGAGAAAGACGTTGCGCCCGTCGTTTGGATCCTTGGGCAGCAGCATGCGTTGCAGGTCGGATTCCAGCGTGACCAGCAATTCCTTGGCTTCGCGGACTTCTTCCACGGCCATTTCACGCATGTCCGGGTCGCTGTCCTTGAGCAGCGCCTGTGCGCCTTCAAGATCGCTTTGTACACCGAGCAGTTTTTTATAGCCTTGTACCACCGGCTCAAGTTCGGCGTATTCCTTGGAATAGGCGCGGAATTTGGTCTGGTCGGAAATGACTTCGCCGTCGCCGAGCAGAGCGGTCAGTTCCTCGAAACGGTCCTGGAGAATATCCAGCTTATTGAGCAGTGACGCTTTCATTGCGGTTTTTTATCCGAAAAGCTATCCGGTGAGCCCTCGAGGGCAAAGAGTTCCTGAGCCATGGCCAGCGCATCGAGGCGGCCTTCGGCAGAAAGCTTTTTCAACTGCACGCTCGGGGCGTGCAGGAGTTTGTTGGTCAGGCCACGGGCCAGTTGCCCGAGCACGTCTTCGGCGTTACCGCCGTTGGCCAGCAGGCGCAGGGCCTTTTGCAGTTCTTCGTCGCGCAGGCGTTCGCTCTGTTGACGATAGGCCTTGAGCACATCGACCGCCGCCAGCTCGCGCAGGCGCACCATGAAATCGTCGGCGCCGACCGAAACCATCTCTTCGGCCGCTTGCGCTGCGCCCTGACGGCTCTTGAGGTTTTCGGCGACCACTTCGTGCAGATCGTCGACGCTATAGAGATAAACGTCGTCGAGTTCGCCGACTTCTGGCTCGATATCACGGGGGACGGCGATGTCGACCATGAAGATCGGCTTGTGCTTGCGCAGTTTCAGCGCGCTTTCCACCGCGCCTTTACCGAGGATCGGCAACTGACTGGCGGTAGAACTGATGACGATATCGCTGCGCACCAGTTCGGCCGGGATGTCCGAGAGCAACACCGCATGGGCACCGAACTGCTCGGCCAGCAGGCTGGCACGCTCCAGGGTCCGGTTGGCGACCACGATGCGCTTGACCCCCAGTTCATGCAGATGGCGGGCGACCAGTGTGATGGTCTCGCCGGCGCCGATCAGCAAGGCCTGGCTGCGTTGCAGGTCGCTGAAAATCTGTTTGGCCAGGCTGACGGCGGCAAACGCCACGGACACCGGGTTTTCGCCGATGGCGGTGTCGGTGCGCACTTGCTTGGCGGCGTTGAAGGTCGCCTGGAAGAGTCGTCCGAGCAGCGGCCCGATGGTGCCGGCCTCGCGGGCCACGGCGTAGGCCGATTTCATCTGGCCGAGAATCTGCGGTTCGCCCAGCACCAGCGAGTCGAGCCCGGAGGCGACACGCATCATGTGACGAACTGCCGCATCATCTTCATGCACATAAGCACTCGCGCGCAGCTCATCGAGGCTTAAATGGTGATAGTCGGCCAGCCAGCGCAGCACGATATCGGCCGAAAGCTGATCCTGTTCTATATACAGCTCACTGCGATTGCAGGTGGAGAGGATCGCAGCTTCGCGGCTGTCGGTGAGTCGGCAGAGCTGCTGCAAGGCCTCCACCAGCTGCTCAGGGGTAAAGGCCACGCGCTCGCGGACGTCTACTGAAGCAGTCTTGTGGTTGATACCGAGTGCAAGGAAGGCCATTCAAGGTCGCTGATGGTGACGTGAAGCCGGCAATTGTCCTACTTCGTCAGATTCAGAACAACTACCGCTGACTATTGTCCCAATTGTCGGCCCCTATAATGGCCACAATCGAGACTCGGTTATGTTTGGCCGAAGGCTTGTGTCATGATGATCCGACCGCAGGTTAGTCGTCCTCTTCCTATATGAATAGATCTTCCGCGTTGCTCCTCGCTTTTGTCTTCCTCAGCGGCTGCCAGGCCTTGGCCCCCGTTTCGCAGGACGGTGCCTCACCGGTCGAAGACACCACGCCGGCTCCTGAAAAGCCCAAGGTTTACAGCTCGTTCAGCCAGGAAACAGTGTTCAGCCTGCTGAGTGCCGAACTCGCTGGCCAGCGCAATCGTTTCGACATTGCCCTGGACAACTACGTGACCCAGGCCATCAACACCCAGGATCCAGGCGTCTCCGAGCGTGCGTTCCGCATCGCCGAGTACCTGGGCGCCGACCAGCCAGCGCTGGATACCGCGCTGATCTGGGCGAAAAACGCCCCGGACGACCTCGAAGCGCAACGCGCCGCTGCCGTGCAGCTGGCTCGCGCCGGGCGTTATGACGACTCGATGGTCTATATGGAGAAAGTCCTGCAGGGCAAGGGCGACACCCATTTCGACTTCCTCGCGCTGTCGGCCGCCGACACCGATCAGGAAACCCGCAACGGCCTGATGAAAAGTTTCGACCGCCTGTTGCAGCGTCACCCGAACAACAATCAGCTGATTTTCGGCAAGGCCCTGCTGATGCAGCAGGACGGCGACACCCAAGGTGCGCTGACCCTGCTCGAAGACAATCCGCCGGAAGACGGCGAGATCGCCCCGATCCTGCTGCGCGCACGCCTGCTGCAAGGGCTCAACCGCGGCGACGAAGCGCTGCCGCTGCTGCAAAAGAGCATCAAGAAGTATCCGGACGACAAGCGCCTGCGCCTGACTTACGCGCGGATGCTGGTGGAACAGGACCGGATGGACGACGCCAAGGTCGAGTTCTCCACCCTGGTTCAGCAATACCCGGAAGACGACGAGCTGCGTTACTCGCTGGCGCTGGTCTGCCTGGAAGCCAAGGCCTGGGACGAGGCCAAGGGTTATCTGGAAGACCTGATCGCCCGGGAAAGCCATGTCGACTCGGCGCACCTGAACCTGGGCCGCATCGCCGAAGAACGCAACGACCCGCAAGGCGCGCTCATCGAGTACGCCCAGGTCGGCCCCGGCAACGACTATCTGCCGGCGCAACTGCGTCAGGCCGATATTCTGATGAACAACGGCAAGACCGCCGAAGCCCAGAGCAAACTGGCCGCCGAGCGTGACGAACAACCGGATTACGCGATCCAGCTGTACCTGATCGAAGCCGAAACCCTGTCCGCCAACAATCAGGGCGACAAGGCCTGGAAAGTCTTGCAACAAGCGTTGCAGCAGTACCCGGACGATCTGAATCTGCTTTACACCCGCGCGATGCAGGCGGAAAAACGCAATGATCTGGCGCAGATGGAAAAAGACCTGCGCCTGATCATCAAGCGCGATCCGGACAACGCCATGGCCCTCAACGCCCTCGGCTACACCCTGTCCGACCGCACCACCCGCTA
The window above is part of the Pseudomonas fluorescens genome. Proteins encoded here:
- the prfA gene encoding peptide chain release factor 1, with protein sequence MKASLLNKLDILQDRFEELTALLGDGEVISDQTKFRAYSKEYAELEPVVQGYKKLLGVQSDLEGAQALLKDSDPDMREMAVEEVREAKELLVTLESDLQRMLLPKDPNDGRNVFLEIRAGTGGDEAAIFSGDLFRMYSRYAERRGWRVEILSENEGEHGGYKEVIARIEGDNVYGKLKFESGAHRVQRVPATESQGRIHTSACTVAVLPEPDEREAIEINPADLRVDTYRSSGAGGQHVNTTDSAIRITHIPTGTVVECQEERSQHKNRARAMAWLSAKLNDQQTAAAANAIASERKLLVGSGDRSERIRTYNFAQGRVTDHRVNLTLYSLDEILAGGVEAVIEPLLAEYQADQLAAIGE
- the hemA gene encoding glutamyl-tRNA reductase; this translates as MAFLALGINHKTASVDVRERVAFTPEQLVEALQQLCRLTDSREAAILSTCNRSELYIEQDQLSADIVLRWLADYHHLSLDELRASAYVHEDDAAVRHMMRVASGLDSLVLGEPQILGQMKSAYAVAREAGTIGPLLGRLFQATFNAAKQVRTDTAIGENPVSVAFAAVSLAKQIFSDLQRSQALLIGAGETITLVARHLHELGVKRIVVANRTLERASLLAEQFGAHAVLLSDIPAELVRSDIVISSTASQLPILGKGAVESALKLRKHKPIFMVDIAVPRDIEPEVGELDDVYLYSVDDLHEVVAENLKSRQGAAQAAEEMVSVGADDFMVRLRELAAVDVLKAYRQQSERLRDEELQKALRLLANGGNAEDVLGQLARGLTNKLLHAPSVQLKKLSAEGRLDALAMAQELFALEGSPDSFSDKKPQ
- a CDS encoding tetratricopeptide repeat protein, coding for MNRSSALLLAFVFLSGCQALAPVSQDGASPVEDTTPAPEKPKVYSSFSQETVFSLLSAELAGQRNRFDIALDNYVTQAINTQDPGVSERAFRIAEYLGADQPALDTALIWAKNAPDDLEAQRAAAVQLARAGRYDDSMVYMEKVLQGKGDTHFDFLALSAADTDQETRNGLMKSFDRLLQRHPNNNQLIFGKALLMQQDGDTQGALTLLEDNPPEDGEIAPILLRARLLQGLNRGDEALPLLQKSIKKYPDDKRLRLTYARMLVEQDRMDDAKVEFSTLVQQYPEDDELRYSLALVCLEAKAWDEAKGYLEDLIARESHVDSAHLNLGRIAEERNDPQGALIEYAQVGPGNDYLPAQLRQADILMNNGKTAEAQSKLAAERDEQPDYAIQLYLIEAETLSANNQGDKAWKVLQQALQQYPDDLNLLYTRAMQAEKRNDLAQMEKDLRLIIKRDPDNAMALNALGYTLSDRTTRYAEAKALIEQAHQINPEDPAVLDSLGWVNFRMGNLEDAEKYLRQALERFPDHEVAAHLGEVLWAKGKQREAKQIWGKFLKDQPDSTILRSTIKRLTGSETL